A genomic region of Pseudoalteromonas piscicida contains the following coding sequences:
- a CDS encoding acyl-CoA thioesterase, with product MLSEKLMPRFCETDVLGHINNTVLPVWFEAARTPIFKIFTPDLNPKEWKLIVAKVEVTFKGELFYGQEVEIKTAVEHIGNSSFVILQQAWQHGECCAEGKTIMVRYDFAVKQSQPLSQQERDALGTFMVAAA from the coding sequence ATGCTGTCTGAAAAGCTTATGCCGCGTTTTTGTGAAACAGACGTGCTTGGACATATCAACAATACCGTACTCCCTGTGTGGTTTGAAGCCGCGCGCACACCTATTTTCAAAATATTTACACCAGATTTAAATCCAAAAGAGTGGAAATTGATTGTTGCTAAAGTCGAAGTTACTTTTAAAGGGGAGCTATTTTATGGTCAGGAAGTCGAAATAAAAACGGCTGTTGAACATATCGGCAACAGCTCATTTGTGATTTTGCAGCAGGCTTGGCAGCATGGAGAATGCTGTGCTGAAGGTAAAACCATTATGGTGCGATATGACTTTGCGGTTAAGCAATCCCAACCGCTGAGTCAGCAAGAGCGCGATGCGCTAGGTACTTTTATGGTTGCTGCGGCTTAA